In a single window of the candidate division WOR-3 bacterium genome:
- a CDS encoding DUF438 domain-containing protein: protein MDYIISRERREKLKELFRQLHKGKSIEELKREFAPLLKEISAEDIARVEEELIKEGLPREKIQEVCDLHLAVVKERIEERREVPVEHPIGTLLVEHEMMLNMAKRLKELVAKEIKEEEEKELEGIAHHFKDSEKHYLREENVLFPYLEKHGITEPPKVMWAEHDKIREAKKEFYNALERKDGKRLESVADKILELLNSHFYKENNILFPTALKVISEKEFSEIKKGFAEIGYCCFTPVREEKKLEEGEVKEAVAGVVAFETGKLNLEELEAILNTVPFDITFVDRSDTVRFFNQSKERIFVRTKAIIGRKVQQCHPPKSIHIVEKILSAFKEGERDVAEFWIPLGEKLVHIRYFAVRDKEGKYLGTIEVTQDITEIKKIEGEKRLLDWD from the coding sequence ATGGACTATATAATCAGCAGGGAAAGAAGGGAGAAATTAAAAGAACTTTTTCGGCAATTGCATAAAGGGAAAAGTATAGAAGAACTGAAACGAGAATTTGCTCCGCTCTTAAAGGAAATCAGTGCCGAAGATATCGCCCGGGTAGAGGAGGAACTGATTAAAGAAGGCTTACCCCGGGAGAAAATCCAAGAGGTCTGCGATCTTCATCTGGCAGTGGTGAAAGAGAGAATAGAAGAGAGACGCGAGGTTCCCGTGGAGCATCCAATCGGCACTTTGTTGGTGGAACACGAGATGATGCTCAATATGGCAAAGAGGTTAAAGGAATTGGTGGCAAAAGAGATAAAAGAGGAAGAAGAGAAGGAGTTAGAAGGTATCGCCCATCACTTTAAGGATTCCGAGAAGCACTATTTAAGGGAAGAGAATGTCTTATTCCCTTATTTAGAGAAACACGGTATAACCGAGCCACCAAAGGTGATGTGGGCAGAACACGATAAAATAAGAGAGGCGAAGAAGGAGTTCTATAACGCCCTGGAAAGGAAAGATGGGAAGAGATTGGAGTCGGTAGCCGATAAAATCTTAGAACTCCTAAATAGCCATTTCTATAAGGAGAATAATATCCTCTTTCCTACCGCCTTAAAGGTGATTAGCGAAAAGGAGTTCTCAGAGATTAAGAAAGGGTTTGCCGAAATTGGCTATTGCTGTTTCACCCCCGTGAGGGAAGAAAAGAAATTAGAAGAAGGAGAGGTTAAGGAAGCGGTGGCGGGAGTTGTTGCCTTTGAGACGGGAAAGTTAAATCTGGAGGAGTTAGAGGCAATTCTCAATACCGTACCCTTTGATATCACCTTTGTTGATAGAAGCGATACGGTGCGCTTCTTTAACCAGAGTAAAGAAAGGATATTCGTTCGGACGAAGGCAATAATTGGGCGAAAAGTTCAGCAGTGCCATCCACCAAAGAGTATCCATATTGTGGAGAAAATTCTTTCCGCTTTTAAGGAAGGGGAGCGGGATGTGGCGGAATTCTGGATTCCCCTCGGGGAGAAACTAGTTCACATTCGGTATTTTGCGGTTCGGGATAAAGAAGGAAAATATTTAGGGACCATAGAAGTGACCCAGGATATCACCGAGATAAAAAAGATTGAAGGCGAAAAAAGGCTATTAGATTGGGATTAG
- a CDS encoding translation elongation factor-like protein — MELKVGVITHYYSKIGVAIVEITDEPLSVGDTIHIKGHTTDFQQSVTSMQIEHQQIQTAKKGEVIGLKVEQKCHEKDIVYKVIP; from the coding sequence ATGGAGTTAAAGGTTGGAGTTATTACCCACTATTATTCAAAGATTGGGGTGGCGATTGTGGAGATCACTGATGAGCCCTTGTCGGTTGGCGATACGATTCACATCAAAGGGCACACCACCGATTTCCAGCAATCGGTAACTTCCATGCAGATTGAACACCAACAGATTCAAACTGCGAAGAAAGGTGAGGTTATCGGTCTAAAGGTAGAACAGAAGTGTCACGAGAAAGATATCGTTTATAAAGTAATTCCTTAA
- a CDS encoding transketolase, which yields MPIIDSKTGKVIKTYTVEELKEAANYMRGLNLVALAAAGSGHSGGTLSIMDITAALYLSVARHDPKNPFWEDRDRIIWSTGHKAPSLYLGLGMAGFFPVEDVVRLRKLYAPYQGHPHWLKLPGVEASTGSLGQGLSIGVGIAYAGKLKGKDYRVYVLNGDGEFQEGNIWEAVMEAGHFKLDNLVSILDKNRLQIDGWVEEVMNIDPVKDKFHAFHWEVLEIDGHNMEQILWAFEEAKKIKGKPVLIIAHTVKGKGVSFMENVAGWHGKAPSVDEMWKGLKELGLDTKIDVKALFIKAEEYQKEATKKLMAKVPKFEKKDYFWNRLPIMRVEMKATRFGFGEALAECGDDERIVCIGADISDSITISHFYKNKPERKKRWIEVGIAEQSGTALAAGLAKEGFLPVFGTYGTFAAARNLDQLRTTVCYGNFNVFIAGAHGGVSVGPDGATHQALEDLFQICGLPNMHVCVPCDALETKKATKYMLFEIKGPKYIRFAREATPIVTRDDTPFIWNEPNVYRYRQEKEKFLDAFDIYLAKDYKNENEDLTIIACGPMVPEACRAAWILKEEYGIETRVINLHTLKPINREAIIRAALETGIIVTAEEHQIGGLANRVAAVVASARELYGKKVILDYIGVKDRFGESGAPWELMWEFEVSGEHIAAKAKELYDFTKK from the coding sequence GTGCCCATCATTGATTCCAAGACCGGAAAGGTAATTAAAACTTATACCGTGGAAGAATTAAAAGAAGCCGCCAATTATATGCGGGGCCTCAACTTGGTCGCCTTAGCAGCGGCGGGAAGTGGTCACTCCGGTGGTACCCTATCCATTATGGACATCACCGCGGCGTTATACCTTTCGGTTGCCCGGCACGATCCCAAAAACCCATTTTGGGAAGACCGCGACCGGATAATCTGGTCAACCGGTCATAAAGCACCCTCTCTCTATCTGGGTTTAGGAATGGCAGGATTTTTCCCGGTGGAAGATGTAGTAAGGTTAAGAAAACTCTATGCCCCCTACCAGGGACATCCCCATTGGTTGAAACTACCTGGGGTTGAAGCATCAACTGGTTCCTTGGGTCAAGGCTTATCAATCGGAGTTGGTATCGCCTATGCCGGAAAGTTAAAAGGAAAGGACTACCGAGTTTATGTCTTAAACGGGGATGGCGAATTTCAAGAAGGAAATATCTGGGAAGCAGTGATGGAAGCGGGCCATTTCAAACTTGATAATCTGGTCTCAATCTTAGACAAGAACCGACTCCAGATTGACGGTTGGGTAGAAGAGGTGATGAATATTGATCCGGTAAAAGATAAATTTCACGCCTTCCACTGGGAGGTATTAGAGATTGATGGCCATAACATGGAACAGATCCTTTGGGCATTTGAAGAGGCGAAGAAGATTAAGGGAAAGCCAGTCTTAATTATTGCCCACACAGTAAAAGGGAAGGGTGTCTCCTTTATGGAAAATGTTGCCGGCTGGCACGGCAAGGCACCTTCCGTTGATGAGATGTGGAAAGGTTTAAAGGAATTGGGGTTGGATACGAAAATTGATGTGAAGGCATTATTCATCAAAGCGGAAGAGTACCAGAAAGAGGCGACAAAAAAGTTGATGGCAAAGGTGCCGAAATTTGAGAAAAAAGACTACTTTTGGAATCGCCTCCCGATAATGAGAGTGGAGATGAAGGCGACAAGGTTTGGTTTTGGTGAGGCGTTAGCGGAATGTGGCGACGATGAACGGATTGTCTGTATCGGAGCGGACATTTCCGACTCCATAACCATCTCCCATTTTTACAAAAATAAACCGGAAAGAAAGAAGAGATGGATTGAAGTGGGAATTGCCGAACAATCCGGAACCGCATTAGCCGCTGGTTTAGCCAAAGAAGGTTTCTTACCCGTCTTCGGGACCTACGGCACATTTGCCGCGGCGAGAAATCTTGACCAATTAAGAACTACGGTCTGCTACGGCAATTTCAATGTCTTCATCGCTGGTGCCCACGGTGGTGTCTCGGTTGGTCCGGATGGTGCTACCCACCAGGCATTGGAAGACCTATTCCAGATTTGTGGTCTGCCCAATATGCATGTCTGCGTTCCTTGCGATGCCTTAGAAACGAAGAAAGCGACGAAGTATATGCTCTTTGAGATTAAAGGGCCAAAGTATATCAGGTTTGCGCGTGAGGCGACGCCGATTGTGACGAGAGATGATACCCCTTTTATTTGGAACGAGCCCAATGTCTATCGTTACCGCCAAGAGAAAGAGAAATTTTTGGATGCCTTTGATATTTATTTGGCAAAAGATTATAAAAACGAAAATGAAGACCTAACCATTATCGCCTGCGGACCGATGGTGCCTGAAGCCTGTCGGGCGGCTTGGATCTTAAAAGAAGAATACGGTATTGAGACGAGGGTGATTAATCTCCATACCCTAAAACCAATCAACCGTGAGGCAATCATCCGCGCCGCCTTAGAAACCGGAATTATCGTTACCGCCGAAGAGCATCAGATTGGCGGTTTAGCCAATCGGGTAGCCGCGGTGGTGGCTTCCGCCCGAGAATTATACGGCAAAAAAGTGATTCTTGACTACATCGGGGTGAAAGACCGGTTTGGAGAATCCGGTGCCCCATGGGAATTGATGTGGGAGTTTGAAGTCTCGGGCGAGCACATCGCCGCTAAGGCAAAAGAATTATATGACTTCACTAAAAAGTAA
- a CDS encoding SdpI family protein, which translates to MRFRMVITLVIVLISFIIGLLFYPRMPEKMASHWNIRDEVDGYISRFWGILLMPLISLGLFFLSLIIPIIDPLRENIKKFLKYFDLFIIFLFIFLFYLYLLTLLWNLGARFPMSKMLIPGFSLLFFYCGVLVENAKRNWFIGIRTPWTLSNEFVWDKTHKIGGKLFKIAGIFTLFGLLFPFYAFYFVIIPILFVTFFTIVYSYFIYQKLGEAKS; encoded by the coding sequence ATGCGCTTCAGGATGGTAATAACTTTGGTAATTGTCCTAATCTCTTTTATTATCGGCCTTCTCTTTTATCCCAGAATGCCGGAGAAGATGGCTTCCCATTGGAACATTAGAGATGAAGTTGATGGTTATATTTCACGTTTCTGGGGCATTCTTTTGATGCCTCTCATCTCCCTTGGTCTCTTCTTTCTCTCTTTAATCATCCCAATAATTGACCCATTAAGGGAGAATATTAAGAAATTCTTAAAATATTTTGACCTCTTTATTATCTTCCTCTTTATCTTCTTATTTTACCTTTATCTTCTAACTTTACTCTGGAATTTGGGGGCAAGATTTCCGATGTCAAAGATGCTCATTCCGGGATTTTCTCTCCTTTTCTTTTATTGTGGGGTTTTGGTGGAAAATGCCAAAAGAAATTGGTTTATTGGCATCAGAACCCCCTGGACTTTAAGTAACGAGTTCGTTTGGGATAAGACCCATAAAATTGGCGGCAAGTTATTTAAGATCGCAGGCATTTTTACCCTTTTTGGTCTTCTCTTCCCTTTCTATGCCTTTTACTTTGTGATTATCCCAATTCTTTTTGTTACTTTCTTTACCATCGTATATTCCTATTTTATCTATCAAAAGTTAGGGGAAGCTAAATCATAA
- the asnS gene encoding asparagine--tRNA ligase — translation MPYIEEIGKWENREVVIKGWVYNRRSSGKVRFVLVRDGTGIIQSVFTADQVSPEVFQLADSIPQESSVILTGTVRKDSRAPGGYEIVAKELKLIHRANDYPIGKKEHGIDFLLENRHLWLRSRRPWAIIRIRSEVISAARDFLNERGFTLVDAPIFTPTSCEGTTTLFSVDYFGEKVYLSQSGQLYNEPAAAAFGKVYCFGPTFRAEKSKTRRHLTEFWQIEPEVAFMDLAGIMELAEDMLIYIIERVLSKRKVELEVLGREIKKLEGVKKPFPRITYESALKILEEKGKPIKWGEDFGGDEETVISESFDNPVMIHHYPHQCKAFYMKRDKKDPRLSLSVDILAPEGYGEIVGGGEREDDLVELEKRIEEYKLPKEAFAWYLDIRRYGSFPHSGFGLGIERTVAWLCKVHHVRETIPFPRMLERVYP, via the coding sequence ATGCCTTATATTGAAGAGATTGGTAAATGGGAAAATAGGGAAGTGGTGATCAAGGGTTGGGTTTATAACCGGCGCTCCTCGGGAAAGGTCCGTTTCGTTTTGGTCCGGGACGGTACCGGAATAATCCAATCCGTGTTCACCGCCGACCAGGTCTCCCCGGAAGTCTTTCAATTGGCCGATTCTATCCCCCAAGAGAGTTCGGTCATCTTAACCGGAACGGTACGGAAGGATAGTCGCGCACCCGGTGGTTACGAGATTGTGGCTAAGGAATTAAAGTTAATTCATAGGGCAAATGATTATCCTATTGGGAAAAAGGAGCACGGGATTGATTTTCTTTTAGAAAACCGCCACCTCTGGCTCCGTTCCCGCCGCCCCTGGGCAATTATTCGGATTCGCTCCGAGGTGATTTCCGCGGCGCGGGATTTTCTCAACGAAAGGGGATTCACCCTGGTTGATGCCCCAATCTTCACTCCGACTTCCTGCGAAGGGACTACGACTTTATTTTCCGTTGACTATTTTGGCGAGAAGGTCTACCTCTCTCAGAGTGGTCAACTTTATAACGAACCAGCCGCGGCTGCCTTCGGTAAGGTCTACTGCTTTGGTCCCACTTTCCGCGCCGAGAAATCAAAAACGAGAAGACATCTCACTGAATTCTGGCAGATTGAACCAGAGGTTGCCTTTATGGATTTGGCTGGGATTATGGAACTTGCTGAGGATATGCTTATCTATATTATAGAAAGGGTCTTAAGTAAGCGAAAAGTGGAATTAGAGGTTTTAGGAAGGGAGATAAAAAAATTGGAAGGGGTGAAAAAACCATTTCCCCGAATCACTTATGAATCCGCTCTCAAAATCTTAGAGGAGAAAGGGAAACCAATAAAGTGGGGGGAAGATTTCGGCGGCGATGAGGAGACAGTGATTTCGGAAAGTTTTGATAATCCGGTGATGATTCACCATTATCCCCATCAGTGTAAGGCTTTTTATATGAAGAGAGATAAAAAAGACCCAAGACTCTCCCTTTCCGTTGATATCCTGGCACCCGAGGGCTACGGAGAAATTGTGGGTGGGGGAGAGAGAGAAGACGATTTGGTTGAATTGGAGAAGAGGATTGAAGAGTATAAACTTCCCAAAGAAGCCTTTGCCTGGTATTTGGATATAAGGAGATATGGTAGTTTTCCCCATTCCGGTTTCGGTCTGGGGATTGAAAGGACCGTGGCTTGGCTCTGTAAAGTCCACCATGTCCGAGAAACCATCCCTTTCCCGAGGATGCTGGAAAGGGTTTACCCATAG
- a CDS encoding pyridoxal phosphate-dependent aminotransferase encodes MPKLAKRIKRVRKIKCFPELSWRMECLGTETAFDVLVKARQLEAEGKSVIHLEIGEPDFDTPKNIKEAAKRALDEGYTHYGPSAGLPELRKLIAEKAGELRGMKFEMEEVVVTPGAKPIMSFAMMAIIEDGDEVLCVDPGFPIYESMIRYMGGVYVPLVLREKNDFLPDPKELKRKLTKKTRLVILNFPHNPCGSVASESYLKEIAEILASCENCWVLSDEVYSRIIYEEKFTSIAQFPGMRERTIILDGFSKTYAMTGWRIGYGIMPPVLAQEIARIETNVNSCTATFIQRACLEALAGPQDEPEKMRQEFQRRRDVIVEGLNNIKGFRVKKPLGAFYVFPNVEGTGIDFRELADGLLTEAGVACLAGTCFGKYGKGFLRFSYANSIENIKEALRRIEEYLSKKKK; translated from the coding sequence ATGCCAAAGTTGGCCAAGAGAATAAAAAGAGTAAGAAAGATAAAATGCTTCCCCGAGTTATCCTGGCGCATGGAATGTTTAGGGACTGAGACCGCCTTTGATGTCTTAGTGAAAGCGCGCCAGTTGGAAGCCGAAGGGAAAAGTGTTATCCATTTAGAGATTGGCGAACCGGATTTTGATACTCCAAAGAATATAAAAGAGGCGGCAAAAAGAGCCTTAGACGAAGGTTATACCCATTACGGACCTTCTGCTGGCTTACCCGAACTTCGGAAGTTAATCGCGGAAAAGGCAGGCGAACTAAGGGGAATGAAATTTGAAATGGAAGAAGTGGTTGTCACCCCCGGTGCGAAGCCGATAATGTCCTTTGCTATGATGGCGATTATTGAGGATGGGGATGAGGTCTTATGCGTTGACCCCGGCTTTCCCATTTATGAATCAATGATTAGGTATATGGGCGGGGTATATGTACCACTGGTTTTAAGGGAGAAGAACGATTTCTTACCCGACCCAAAAGAGTTAAAGCGAAAACTGACAAAAAAGACGAGGCTTGTCATCTTAAACTTTCCCCATAACCCTTGTGGTAGTGTTGCCAGTGAGTCCTACTTAAAAGAGATTGCGGAAATTTTAGCCTCTTGTGAGAACTGCTGGGTCCTTTCCGATGAGGTCTATTCCCGAATTATCTACGAAGAGAAGTTCACTTCCATTGCCCAGTTTCCCGGGATGAGGGAGCGGACAATTATCTTAGATGGTTTCTCTAAGACCTATGCTATGACCGGCTGGCGGATTGGTTATGGAATAATGCCCCCGGTTTTAGCCCAGGAGATTGCCCGGATTGAAACCAATGTCAACTCCTGCACCGCCACCTTTATCCAACGCGCCTGCCTGGAAGCCTTAGCCGGACCACAAGATGAGCCAGAAAAGATGCGCCAGGAATTCCAGAGAAGGCGAGATGTGATTGTTGAAGGTTTAAATAATATCAAAGGGTTTCGGGTAAAAAAACCCTTGGGTGCCTTTTATGTCTTTCCCAATGTGGAAGGGACCGGAATTGACTTTCGGGAATTAGCCGATGGCCTTTTAACCGAGGCCGGTGTTGCCTGTTTGGCAGGAACTTGTTTCGGTAAATACGGTAAGGGTTTTCTCCGTTTCTCTTACGCCAACTCCATTGAGAATATTAAAGAAGCCTTAAGAAGAATTGAAGAGTATTTAAGTAAGAAGAAAAAGTAA
- the fsa gene encoding fructose-6-phosphate aldolase, whose amino-acid sequence MKIFIDSADIKEIKEVHTWGILDGVTTNPTLIAKTGKKFEECIKEIAELVDGPISVEVISQDSSGMVKEAKELVKFNPKNITIKIPCTPEGLKAVKILSQEKIKTNMTLVFSPSQAVLAAKAGATFVSPFVGRLDDISHFGMEIVGDIVQIYENYNFKTEVIVASIRNPLHFVEAARMGAHIATCPFSVISLLVKHPLTDIGIKKFYEDYQKIPK is encoded by the coding sequence ATGAAAATCTTCATTGACTCCGCCGATATCAAAGAAATCAAAGAGGTCCACACTTGGGGAATTTTGGATGGTGTCACCACCAACCCCACCCTTATTGCCAAAACTGGAAAGAAATTTGAGGAATGTATAAAAGAGATTGCGGAATTGGTAGATGGTCCAATCTCGGTTGAGGTGATAAGCCAAGATTCCTCCGGGATGGTGAAAGAGGCAAAAGAGTTGGTAAAATTCAACCCGAAGAATATCACAATAAAAATCCCTTGCACCCCAGAAGGATTAAAGGCGGTAAAGATTCTCTCCCAAGAGAAGATTAAGACCAATATGACCTTAGTCTTTTCCCCGAGCCAGGCGGTTCTGGCGGCGAAAGCGGGTGCCACTTTTGTTTCCCCCTTTGTCGGCAGGCTTGATGATATCTCCCATTTCGGAATGGAGATTGTGGGCGATATCGTCCAAATCTATGAGAATTATAACTTCAAAACCGAGGTGATTGTCGCCAGTATCCGCAATCCCCTCCATTTTGTAGAGGCGGCGCGGATGGGTGCGCACATCGCCACCTGCCCATTTTCCGTTATCTCCCTCTTAGTGAAACATCCCCTAACCGACATCGGGATAAAGAAATTTTATGAAGATTACCAAAAGATTCCAAAATAA
- a CDS encoding metallophosphoesterase, which yields MKNRKRKILFLFFLSYFSPLSAFKFCVLGDRTPLSSPETFETVLNEIRVLKPDFIIHLGNLIKKGIKDTTLLKKEWENVQRIFSQLGIPYHLCPGSEDIWDEKSEEIFLRYFSKTYYSFNYENCHFVILDFSRFPKYSDVPKEMIDWLREDLSLFRRARYTFVFAHRSYWRLLKERWGLHKVLSQLGVDYFLSAHDCFYTYHKMDSIRYLQVGPTGAKLKEETEEKRGGFPNYLLVEVDKKRVNISVIKPGSIFAPEVFSLKEIEEESLTKERIIISPFSKRSPEVNVSLENPYSYEIKGEIRWEGYSWDISPPKAKFYLSPKSKGFFPFSFSLKGEIFPLPELIFSYEREGKEEVIKKLLPLKREISAGRITPKIDGELKEWRGGIDQFGDERGNKAKLHSTLFLGYDSSNLYFALLNYEKRIKARMRERDGFIKEDDFVSIFLSPKPETIYEVSFNPLGFISDSRYIKEKGKYRKREWNGKYEVKTLIGEKYWQVEISFPLLNFNTEEEVREIGFNFYRYSPDDSLFLFFQPPISGKYEPGEGNLGVLLLK from the coding sequence ATGAAAAATAGAAAAAGAAAAATCCTTTTCCTCTTTTTTCTTTCATATTTTTCTCCCCTCTCTGCCTTCAAGTTTTGCGTATTGGGAGATAGAACCCCTCTCTCTTCTCCAGAAACATTTGAGACGGTTCTAAATGAGATAAGGGTTTTAAAACCCGATTTTATCATTCACTTGGGGAATCTCATCAAAAAGGGAATTAAGGATACCACCCTCTTAAAGAAGGAATGGGAGAATGTCCAGAGGATTTTTTCCCAATTGGGCATCCCTTATCATCTTTGCCCCGGAAGTGAAGATATCTGGGATGAGAAGTCGGAAGAGATCTTTTTGAGATATTTTTCTAAGACCTACTACTCCTTCAACTATGAGAACTGCCATTTTGTGATCTTAGATTTTTCCCGTTTTCCTAAATACTCCGATGTGCCCAAAGAGATGATTGACTGGTTGAGGGAAGATTTATCGCTCTTTCGGCGGGCAAGATACACTTTCGTTTTTGCTCATCGTTCCTACTGGCGCCTCTTAAAAGAGAGATGGGGTCTTCACAAAGTCCTTTCCCAATTGGGGGTTGACTATTTTCTTTCTGCCCATGATTGTTTTTATACCTACCACAAGATGGACAGCATAAGGTATCTTCAAGTTGGTCCGACCGGCGCCAAATTGAAAGAGGAGACCGAAGAGAAAAGGGGAGGTTTCCCTAACTATCTCTTAGTAGAAGTTGATAAGAAGAGGGTGAATATCTCGGTAATCAAGCCGGGTTCAATCTTTGCCCCGGAGGTTTTTAGCCTAAAAGAGATAGAAGAGGAAAGTTTGACAAAAGAGCGCATCATCATCTCCCCTTTTAGTAAAAGGAGTCCGGAGGTGAATGTCTCCTTAGAAAATCCCTATTCTTATGAGATAAAAGGGGAGATAAGATGGGAAGGTTACTCTTGGGATATCTCCCCACCTAAAGCCAAGTTTTACCTCTCACCCAAGAGTAAAGGTTTTTTCCCTTTCTCCTTTTCCTTAAAAGGGGAAATCTTTCCCCTCCCCGAGTTAATCTTCTCTTATGAGAGAGAAGGGAAGGAAGAGGTGATTAAAAAGTTACTCCCCTTAAAAAGGGAAATTTCCGCCGGTAGAATTACCCCAAAGATTGATGGCGAATTGAAGGAATGGCGGGGAGGTATTGACCAATTTGGTGATGAAAGGGGGAATAAGGCAAAATTGCACTCAACTTTATTCTTAGGTTACGATTCCTCCAATTTATATTTCGCTCTCCTAAATTACGAAAAGAGAATAAAAGCCCGGATGCGGGAAAGGGATGGATTCATCAAAGAAGATGATTTCGTTTCAATTTTTCTCAGTCCCAAGCCGGAAACCATCTATGAAGTCTCCTTTAATCCTCTTGGCTTTATTTCAGATTCTCGGTATATTAAAGAAAAGGGTAAATACCGAAAGAGGGAATGGAACGGAAAGTATGAGGTAAAGACACTCATCGGTGAAAAGTATTGGCAGGTGGAAATTTCTTTCCCCTTGCTTAATTTTAATACGGAAGAAGAGGTAAGAGAGATTGGTTTTAACTTTTATCGCTATTCCCCAGATGATTCCCTATTCTTATTTTTCCAACCTCCAATCTCAGGAAAATATGAGCCGGGGGAGGGGAATTTAGGGGTATTGTTATTAAAATAG
- the fabG gene encoding 3-oxoacyl-[acyl-carrier-protein] reductase codes for MFNFKGKRIIVTGAGSGIGKAIAKKFAEFGGIIAVCDINPEAANLTLKEIEIVGGKGLAYPIDVSNFQEVERLVDQIEKSFGGIEILVNNAGITRDSLLLKMKEEDFDKVIAVNLKGTFNFTRAVLKYLLKRRWGRIINVSSVIGEMGNPGQANYAAAKAGIIGFTKSVAKEVASRNITVNCIAPGFILTPMTDSLPSEIKERYIKNIPLGRPGMPEEVANLCLFLASDFADYITGQVIRIDGGMF; via the coding sequence ATGTTTAATTTTAAAGGGAAAAGGATAATTGTCACTGGTGCTGGTTCCGGCATCGGCAAGGCGATTGCTAAGAAATTTGCGGAATTTGGCGGGATAATTGCGGTCTGCGATATTAATCCCGAAGCGGCAAACCTTACCTTAAAAGAGATAGAAATCGTGGGTGGTAAAGGTTTAGCCTATCCCATTGATGTTAGTAATTTTCAAGAAGTGGAAAGATTGGTTGACCAGATTGAAAAGAGTTTTGGGGGGATTGAGATTTTGGTGAATAATGCCGGAATTACTCGGGACAGCCTTTTATTAAAAATGAAGGAGGAGGATTTTGATAAGGTGATTGCGGTGAACTTGAAAGGGACATTTAACTTTACCCGGGCGGTTTTGAAATATCTCCTTAAAAGGAGATGGGGGAGGATAATTAACGTCTCTTCGGTGATTGGGGAGATGGGTAATCCCGGACAAGCGAATTATGCCGCAGCGAAAGCGGGGATTATTGGGTTTACCAAATCAGTGGCGAAGGAGGTTGCTTCCCGAAATATCACGGTTAATTGTATTGCCCCGGGCTTCATTCTGACGCCGATGACCGATTCTTTACCTTCAGAGATTAAAGAAAGATACATTAAGAATATCCCTCTTGGTCGACCGGGTATGCCCGAGGAGGTAGCAAATCTCTGCCTCTTTTTAGCCTCCGATTTTGCCGATTATATCACTGGCCAAGTAATCCGGATTGACGGTGGGATGTTCTAA